Proteins found in one Acidobacteriota bacterium genomic segment:
- a CDS encoding slipin family protein, whose translation MTWLKARIRIRQHEMGLRFRYGNFDRLLKPGAYWNFGALLGISRIEVVNRLQTRFQHELLDLIARHEGVEEDLLVVRLAERERALLWNEGRLMSILGRGLHAFWRQPYELKVETFQVDDFWFRHPKLESIVAAPGSDAFLGSIQVESNQRGLVFRDGRLLEPLEAGLHVYWKQTGRVRSEVVDLREQVAEVAGQEIMTSDKVTLRVNLVVAYQVTDPLKAATVVSDYREALYREAQLALRAAVGTRKIDALLADKESVGGEVRKALSRRAESFGVAVRTVGLRDIILPGEMKTILNQVIEAQKQAEANLVRRREETAAARSQANTAKLLSSNPLLVRMKELESLQEILAGAKTTFILGKGDLSGQIQSLLRTSEKDD comes from the coding sequence ATGACGTGGCTGAAGGCACGAATCCGAATTCGTCAACATGAAATGGGGCTGCGGTTCCGCTACGGCAACTTCGACCGGCTCTTGAAGCCGGGCGCGTACTGGAACTTCGGCGCCTTGCTGGGCATCAGCCGAATCGAGGTGGTCAACCGCCTGCAAACGCGCTTCCAGCATGAACTCCTGGATCTCATCGCCCGCCATGAGGGCGTTGAGGAGGATCTGTTGGTGGTCCGCCTGGCCGAGCGCGAGCGCGCTTTGCTGTGGAACGAGGGCCGCCTGATGTCGATCCTGGGACGGGGCTTGCACGCCTTCTGGCGGCAGCCCTACGAACTGAAGGTCGAGACCTTTCAGGTGGATGACTTCTGGTTCCGTCACCCCAAGCTGGAATCGATCGTTGCCGCTCCCGGAAGCGATGCCTTCCTGGGCAGCATCCAGGTCGAATCCAACCAGCGGGGTCTGGTCTTCCGCGACGGACGTTTGCTGGAGCCGCTGGAAGCGGGTCTGCACGTCTACTGGAAGCAGACCGGACGCGTCCGCAGCGAGGTGGTCGACCTGCGCGAGCAGGTGGCCGAAGTTGCGGGACAGGAGATCATGACGTCCGACAAGGTCACTTTGCGCGTCAACCTGGTGGTCGCCTACCAGGTCACCGACCCCCTCAAGGCCGCCACCGTAGTCAGCGACTACCGCGAGGCTCTCTACCGGGAGGCTCAGTTGGCGCTGCGTGCGGCCGTGGGTACGCGCAAGATCGACGCCTTGCTGGCCGACAAGGAGTCGGTGGGCGGGGAAGTCCGCAAGGCCCTGTCGCGCCGGGCCGAGTCTTTCGGCGTGGCGGTGCGCACGGTGGGTCTGCGCGACATCATCCTGCCGGGCGAAATGAAGACCATCCTCAACCAGGTCATCGAGGCCCAGAAGCAGGCCGAGGCCAACCTGGTGCGGCGCCGTGAGGAAACCGCGGCTGCCCGCAGCCAGGCCAACACGGCCAAGCTGCTGTCCTCGAACCCGTTGCTGGTGCGCATGAAGGAACTGGAGAGCCTGCAGGAGATCCTGGCAGGCGCCAAGACCACCTTCATCCTCGGCAAGGGCGACCTTTCCGGGCAGATTCAATCTCTGCTCCGAACGTCCGAAAAGGACGACTAA
- the ggt gene encoding gamma-glutamyltransferase produces the protein MKRDSTFSNLSLFVLLSALLAGCASSSPPPPDSGETEWAAAPLVRAEKGIVSSAHPLATEAGLQVLKEGGNAFDAAVAIAAALNVVEPMMSGIGGYGTILVYDAETDRIRFLNSSGRIPRAVDSDVFRAPTPGYEENRRGPKAVSTPCNVRAWEGMWKEYGRIEWHKLFQPAVRLAEEGFAISARTAFFIDLAYDDFPPHAQQFYGRQGSPLKEGQELIQRDLAATLSNIARNGADAFHGGETAQAIDAAMRQSGGFLSRQDLAECQAEWWQPIHIEYRGHSVYTASPPSTAFPSLIRLGIMSRFQPAAPGSAQQLHRFAEATKMAFHDRLAHAGDPEISPPPLERLLSSDYWQQRADQIDPEKARPFAPPGPPGQSRDNTTHFVVADGEGNIVSATQTLGNLFGSRIMPEGTGVWLNNSLAYCTFEPKGNPMDAHAGHHKLSGDCPTIILRDGRPWAALGTPGGHTIGQTVPQMVMNLIDYRMDMAEAISAPRLSFIEPQFIAIEAGFGQDVLDTLQGYGHQLRPDARLGNAHGLTITYDEQGRPDGFTAASDPRGSGLAKGY, from the coding sequence CCGACAGCGGTGAGACGGAATGGGCGGCGGCCCCCTTGGTCAGGGCCGAAAAAGGGATCGTCAGCAGCGCTCATCCTTTGGCCACCGAAGCCGGACTGCAAGTCCTGAAGGAGGGCGGCAACGCCTTCGACGCGGCGGTGGCCATCGCCGCGGCCCTCAACGTGGTCGAGCCCATGATGTCGGGCATCGGAGGCTACGGAACGATTCTGGTCTACGACGCCGAAACCGACCGCATCCGCTTTCTCAACAGCAGCGGACGCATCCCCCGGGCCGTCGACTCGGACGTTTTCCGGGCACCCACGCCCGGTTACGAAGAAAACCGCCGCGGACCCAAGGCCGTCTCCACTCCCTGCAACGTCCGGGCCTGGGAGGGAATGTGGAAGGAATACGGCCGAATCGAGTGGCACAAGCTTTTCCAGCCCGCCGTCCGCCTGGCTGAAGAGGGATTCGCCATCAGTGCCAGGACGGCCTTTTTCATCGACTTGGCCTACGACGATTTCCCTCCTCACGCCCAGCAGTTCTATGGCCGCCAGGGGTCGCCTCTCAAGGAGGGGCAAGAACTCATCCAGCGCGACCTGGCCGCAACTTTGAGCAACATTGCCCGAAACGGCGCCGACGCTTTCCACGGCGGAGAAACGGCCCAAGCCATCGACGCCGCCATGCGCCAAAGCGGCGGATTCCTGTCCCGGCAGGACCTGGCCGAGTGCCAAGCGGAATGGTGGCAGCCCATCCACATCGAGTACCGGGGGCACAGCGTCTACACCGCTTCCCCGCCTTCGACGGCTTTTCCATCCTTGATCAGGCTGGGAATCATGAGCCGCTTCCAGCCGGCTGCGCCCGGCAGCGCTCAACAACTGCACCGTTTTGCCGAAGCCACCAAGATGGCCTTCCATGACCGTCTGGCCCACGCCGGCGATCCCGAGATCTCGCCGCCGCCCTTGGAAAGACTGCTGTCGTCCGACTACTGGCAGCAGAGGGCCGATCAAATCGACCCTGAAAAGGCCCGCCCCTTCGCTCCGCCGGGACCGCCAGGACAGAGCCGGGACAACACCACGCATTTCGTGGTGGCGGACGGAGAAGGCAACATCGTCAGCGCCACTCAAACGCTCGGCAACCTCTTCGGCAGCCGCATCATGCCCGAGGGGACGGGAGTGTGGCTCAACAATTCCCTGGCCTACTGCACCTTCGAGCCCAAGGGCAACCCCATGGACGCTCATGCCGGCCATCACAAGCTGTCGGGCGACTGCCCCACCATCATCCTGCGCGATGGACGTCCCTGGGCAGCCCTGGGAACTCCCGGCGGACACACCATCGGACAGACGGTTCCCCAGATGGTCATGAACCTCATCGACTACCGGATGGACATGGCCGAGGCTATCTCCGCCCCGCGCCTGAGCTTCATCGAGCCGCAATTCATCGCCATCGAAGCGGGATTCGGCCAGGATGTGCTCGACACCTTGCAAGGCTACGGCCATCAACTGCGCCCCGACGCACGCCTGGGAAACGCTCACGGTCTCACCATCACCTACGACGAGCAGGGACGCCCCGACGGCTTCACCGCCGCCTCCGACCCCCGCGGCTCAGGCCTGGCCAAAGGCTATTGA